One segment of Pantoea sp. Lij88 DNA contains the following:
- a CDS encoding SmdA family multidrug ABC transporter permease/ATP-binding protein yields the protein MRLFSQLSWYFLREWRRYLGAVILLIVIAILQLLPPHVVGVIVDGVTRDNMSTSRIMMWIGIMLATAVVVYLLRYVWRVLLFGASYQLAVELREDFYRQLSRQQPAFYLRHRTGDLIARATNDVDRVVFAAGEGVLTLVDSLVMGCVVLLVMSTQISWQLTLLALVPMPIMAIVIHRYGNQLHQRFKLAQAAFSTLNDQTQESLTSIRMIKSFGLEQHQSQQFSDIARDTGEKNLRVARVDARFDPTIYIAIGFSNLLAIGGGSWLVWHDQMTLGQLTSFVMYLGLMIWPMLALAWMFNIVERGSAAWSRIGALLAEAPAVKDGEKSLPPEPGTLQVAIRAFHYPASTSPVLSDVSFQLKPGEMLGLCGPTGSGKSTLLSLIQRHFDIQQGDIRYHQIPLPQLRLDSWRSRLAVVSQTPFLFSDSVANNIALGKPGATRQEIEHAATLACVHDDILRLPQGYETEVGERGVMLSGGQKQRLSIARALLLNAEILILDDALSAVDGRTEHEILHNLRIWGQGRTLIISAHRLSALTEASEILVLQQGSVAQRGDHDTLADSAGWYRDMYRYQQLEAALDDDENEKGVPHG from the coding sequence GTGAGATTATTCAGCCAGTTAAGTTGGTATTTTCTGCGGGAGTGGCGGCGCTATCTGGGCGCGGTCATCCTGCTGATTGTGATTGCTATTCTGCAGTTGCTGCCGCCGCATGTGGTCGGGGTTATTGTTGATGGCGTGACGCGAGACAACATGAGTACCAGCCGCATCATGATGTGGATTGGGATCATGCTGGCAACCGCAGTGGTGGTCTATCTGCTGCGCTATGTCTGGCGCGTGCTGCTGTTTGGCGCCTCCTACCAGCTGGCGGTTGAGTTGCGCGAAGATTTCTATCGCCAGCTGAGTCGTCAGCAACCGGCATTTTATCTGCGGCATCGCACCGGCGACCTGATTGCGCGGGCCACTAACGACGTGGATCGGGTTGTGTTTGCGGCCGGGGAGGGGGTGCTGACGCTGGTCGACTCGCTGGTCATGGGCTGTGTGGTGCTGCTGGTGATGAGTACGCAGATCAGCTGGCAGCTGACGCTGCTGGCGCTGGTGCCGATGCCGATCATGGCTATCGTGATCCATCGCTACGGTAACCAGCTGCACCAACGCTTCAAGCTGGCACAGGCGGCTTTCTCCACCCTTAACGATCAGACACAGGAGAGCCTGACCAGCATCCGGATGATCAAATCCTTTGGCCTTGAACAGCATCAGTCGCAGCAGTTTTCTGACATCGCCCGCGATACCGGCGAGAAAAACCTGCGCGTTGCGCGGGTCGATGCCCGTTTCGATCCTACTATCTACATCGCTATCGGCTTCTCAAACCTGCTGGCGATTGGCGGCGGCAGCTGGCTGGTGTGGCATGACCAGATGACGCTGGGGCAGCTCACCAGCTTTGTCATGTATCTCGGCCTGATGATCTGGCCGATGCTGGCACTGGCGTGGATGTTTAATATTGTCGAACGCGGCAGTGCCGCCTGGAGCCGCATCGGCGCACTGCTGGCGGAAGCGCCGGCCGTGAAAGATGGCGAAAAGTCACTGCCACCTGAGCCGGGCACGCTGCAGGTCGCGATTCGCGCCTTTCACTATCCGGCCAGCACGAGTCCGGTGTTAAGCGATGTCAGCTTCCAGCTGAAACCCGGCGAGATGCTGGGGCTATGCGGGCCAACCGGCAGTGGTAAAAGCACACTGCTCAGCCTGATTCAGCGTCATTTTGATATTCAGCAGGGCGACATCCGCTATCACCAGATCCCGCTGCCGCAGCTGCGGCTCGACAGCTGGCGCAGCCGTCTGGCCGTGGTCAGCCAGACGCCGTTCCTGTTCTCAGACAGCGTGGCGAACAATATTGCGCTGGGGAAGCCGGGCGCAACCCGGCAGGAGATTGAACATGCCGCTACGCTGGCCTGCGTTCATGACGATATCCTGCGACTGCCACAGGGCTATGAAACGGAAGTCGGGGAGCGCGGTGTGATGCTGTCGGGTGGACAGAAGCAGCGTCTTTCGATTGCTCGGGCATTGCTGCTGAATGCCGAAATCCTGATTCTGGACGATGCGCTTTCTGCGGTGGATGGCCGTACCGAACACGAAATCCTGCATAACCTGCGTATCTGGGGGCAGGGACGCACGCTGATTATCAGCGCGCACCGCCTGTCGGCGCTGACGGAAGCCAGTGAGATTCTGGTGCTGCAGCAGGGCAGCGTGGCCCAGCGAGGCGACCATGACACGCTGGCTGACAGTGCTGGCTGGTATCGTGATATGTACCGTTACCAGCAACTGGAAGCGGCGCTGGATGATGATGAAAATGAAAAAGGAGTGCCGCATGGCTAA